A single Pan troglodytes isolate AG18354 chromosome 19, NHGRI_mPanTro3-v2.0_pri, whole genome shotgun sequence DNA region contains:
- the RPL27 gene encoding large ribosomal subunit protein eL27, whose translation MGKFMKPGKVVLVLAGRYSGRKAVIVKNIDDGTSDRPYSHALVAGIDRYPRKVTAAMGKKKIAKRSKIKSFVKVYNYNHLMPTRYSVDIPLDKTVVNKDVFRDPALKRKARREAKVKFEERYKTGKNKWFFQKLRF comes from the exons ATGGGCAAGTTCATGAAACCTGGGAAGGTGGTGCTTGTCCTGGCTGGACGCTACTCCGGACGCAAAGCTGTCATCGTGAAG AACATTGATGATGGCACCTCAGATCGCCCCTACAGCCATGCTCTGGTGGCTGGAATTGACCGCTACCCCCGCAAAGTGACAGCTGCCATGGGCAAGAAGAAGATCGCCAAGAGATCAAAGataaaatcttttgtgaaagtgTATAACTACAATCACCTAATGCCCACAAG GTACTCTGTGGATATCCCCTTGGACAAAACTGTCGTCAATAAGGATGTCTTCAGAGATCCTGCTCTTAAACGCAAGGCCCGACGGGAGGCCAAGGTCAAGTTTGAAGAGAG aTACAAGACAGGCAAGAACAAGTGGTTCTTCCAGAAACTGCGGTTTTAG